One window from the genome of Chionomys nivalis chromosome 14, mChiNiv1.1, whole genome shotgun sequence encodes:
- the LOC130886593 gene encoding protocadherin beta-6-like isoform X2: protein METALAKAAEKRQVVFLTILLLLWEADCKTIRYSMPEETETGYLVANLAKDLGLKVGELATRGVKIHHSGYKEVLQLDAETGNLFLKEKPDREELCGATEPCVLHFQLILENPVQFFQTDLQLTDINDHSPEFPHREMLLKIQESAQPGTVFPLKAAQDPDIGSNAVQNYTISPNLHFHVVTHSRADGRKYPELVLDRALDREEQPELTLTLTAVDGGSPSRSGTTAVRIEVVDINDNAPQFVQSLYEVQIPENSPLDALVLMVSARDLDAGINGNVTYSLFQGGEVSQPFVIDQVTGEIRLKRVLDFEETQYYDMEIIATDSGGLSGKCSVAIQVVDVNDNAPKLTISSLTSSIPENAPDAVVAVFLVSDPDSGDNGRMVCSIPNDLPFLLKPTFKNYYTLVTEGPLDRESRAEYNITITVTDLGTPRLTTQHTITVQVSDVNDNAPAFTQNSYTLFVEENNSPALHIGTISATDSDSGSNAHITYSLLPTHNPQLDLASLISINADNGQLFALRALDYEALQSFEFHVGATDQGLPALSSQALVRVQVLDANDNAPFVLYPMQNASAPFTELLPRAAEPGYLVTKVVAVDRDSGQNAWLSFQLLKATEPGLFSVWAHNGEVRTSRLLSERDAPKHRLLLLVKDNGDPPRSASVTLHVLLVDGFSQPYLPLPEVARDPVQDNNDLLTLYLVIALASVSSLFLLSVLLFVGVRLCRRARASTLSGCSVPEGHFPGHLVDVSGMGTLGDGTLSQSYQYEVCLRGDSGTGEFKFLKPMIPNFLLQDPGREIKESPHCKDSFAFS, encoded by the coding sequence ATGGAGACAGCTCTAGCAAAAGCAGCAGAGAAAAGGCAAGTCGTTTTTCTTACTATATTGTTGCTCTTGTGGGAGGCTGACTGTAAAACAATAAGATATTCCATGCCAGAAGAAACAGAGACTGGATACTTGGTGGCTAACCTGGCAAAAGATCTGGGGCTCAAGGTGGGGGAACTGGCCACTAGAGGGGTGAAAATCCATCACAGTGGGTACAAAGAGGTCTTGCAGCTGGATGCAGAGACCGGGAATTTGTTTCTGAAGGAAAAACCAGACCGCGAGGAGCTGTGTGGGGCAACAGAACCCTGTGTGCTGCACTTCCAGCTCATACTGGAAAACCCTGTGCAGTTCTTCCAAACTGACCTGCAGCTCACAGACATAAACGACCATTCTCCAGAGTTCCCGCACAGGGAAATGCTCCTAAAAATTCAAGAAAGTGCCCAGCCAGGGACTGTGTTTCCTCTGAAGGCGGCTCAAGATCCTGACATAGGCAGCAATGCTGTTCAGAACTACACAATCAGCCCCAACCTCCACTTCCATGTCGTTACTCACAGTCGAGCTGATGGCAGGAAATACCCAGAGCTGGTGCTGGACAGAGCCCTGGACAGGGAGGAGCAGCCTGAGCTCACTTTAACCCTCACTGCTGTGGATGGAGGGTCGCCGTCCAGGTCTGGGACTACCGCAGTTCGCATTGAAGTCGTGGATATAAATGATAACGCTCCCCAGTTTGTACAGTCGCTCTATGAAGTTCAGATTCCTGAGAACAGCCCCCTTGATGCCTTAGTTTTAATGGTGTCTGCCAGGGATTTAGATGCTGGGATAAATGGGAATGTAACCTACTCTCTGTTTCAAGGTGGTGAAGTTTCTCAACCATTTGTAATAGACCAGGTCACAGGAGAAATTCGTCTTAAAAGGGTATTGGATTTTGAGGAAACTCAGTATTATGACATGGAAATTATAGCCACAGATAGTGGAGGTCTTTCAGGGAAATGCAGTGTAGCTATACAGGTGGTGGATGTGAATGACAACGCCCCTAAACTCACCATATCTTCGCTCACTAGTTCCATCCCAGAAAACGCTCCTGATGCTGTAGTTGctgttttccttgtttctgaCCCAGATTCTGGGGACAATGGAAGGATGGTGTGTTCTATTCCGAACGATCTCCCATTTCTCTTAAAACCCACTTTCAAGAACTATTACACTTTAGTGACAGAGGGGCCactggacagagagagcagagctgAGTACAACATCACCATCACAGTCACCGACCTGGGCACACCCAGGCTCACAACCCAGCACACCATAACAGTGCAGGTCTCTGATGTCAACGACAACGCCCCCGCCTTCACTCAAAACTCCTACACCCTGTTTGTTGAAGAGAACAACAGCCCCGCCCTGCACATAGGCACCATCAGCGCCACAGACTCAGACTCAGGCTCCAATGCCCACATCACCTACTCGCTGCTGCCCACCCACAACCCGCAGCTGGATCTCGCCTCGCTCATCTCCATCAATGCCGACAATGGGCAGCTGTTCGCGCTCAGGGCGCTGGACTATGAGGCCCTGCAGAGCTTCGAGTTCCATGTGGGCGCCACAGACCAAGGCTTGCCCGCGCTCAGTAGCCAGGCGCTGGTGCGCGTGCAGGTGCTGGACGCTAATGACAATGCGCCCTTCGTGCTCTACCCTATGCAGAATGCCTCTGCACCCTTCACTGAGCTGCTGCCCAGAGCAGCAGAGCCAGGCTACCTGGTCACCAAGGTGGTGGCTGTGGACCGCGACTCTGGCCAGAATGCTTGGTTGTCATTCCAGCTGCTGAAGGCCACGGAGCCTGGACTGTTCAGCGTGTGGGCTCACAATGGCGAGGTGCGCACCTCCAGGCTGCTGAGTGAGCGCGATGCGCCCAAgcacaggctgctgctgctggtcaaGGACAATGGCGATCCTCCGCGGTCTGCCAGTGTCACTCTGCATGTGCTGCTGGTGGATGGCTTCTCTCagccctacctgcctctgcctgaggtGGCGCGCGACCCCGTGCAGGATAATAACGACTTGCTCACACTCTATTTGGTCATTGCCTTGGCGTCTGTGTCTTCGCTCTTTctcttgtctgtgctgctgtttgTGGGAGTGAGGCTGTGCAGGAGAGCCAGGGCATCCACGCTGAGTGGCTGCTCTGTGCCTGAAGGACACTTTCCTGGACACCTGGTTGATGTCAGCGGCATGGGGACCCT